In the Kineosporiaceae bacterium genome, one interval contains:
- a CDS encoding substrate-binding domain-containing protein: protein MRKRSVGLLALTAIGALSLSACGGSDTSTSGSSGSTSAAAGASVGKVGVILPDSASSARWETADRKFLGDAFKAAGVEADIQNAGGDKAKFATLADGMIGAGVKVLMIVNLDSDTGAAVIKKANAAGIPVIDYDRLTLGGGAKYYVSFDNVKVGTAIGEGLVKGLQAAGKKTGNVLELNGSPTDNNATLFKQGYDAAIKAAGYTVTDSQAVPDWDNTKAVTVFEQMFAKAGGKVDGVAAANDGLGGSAISVLKKNGLAGKVPVTGQDATDEGLQRVLLGEQYVTVYKAVKKEADAAAQLAIALAKGDTAAADALATGKVEDTTAKTQVPSVLLEPQAIFKDTVKDVIADGFTTKDKVCTTDALKAACTANGIS from the coding sequence ATGCGCAAGCGTAGTGTCGGGCTGCTCGCCCTGACCGCCATTGGTGCCCTGAGCCTGTCGGCGTGTGGCGGGAGCGACACGTCCACGTCGGGTTCGTCCGGCAGCACGTCGGCCGCGGCCGGCGCCAGCGTCGGCAAGGTCGGCGTGATCCTCCCCGACTCGGCGTCCTCGGCTCGCTGGGAGACCGCGGACCGCAAGTTCCTCGGCGACGCCTTCAAGGCGGCCGGTGTCGAGGCGGACATCCAGAACGCCGGCGGCGACAAGGCCAAGTTCGCAACCCTGGCCGACGGCATGATCGGTGCCGGCGTCAAGGTCCTGATGATCGTCAACCTGGACTCCGACACCGGTGCGGCCGTCATCAAGAAGGCCAATGCCGCAGGCATCCCGGTCATCGACTACGACCGGCTCACCCTGGGCGGCGGCGCCAAGTACTACGTGTCGTTCGACAACGTGAAGGTCGGTACGGCCATCGGTGAGGGCCTGGTCAAGGGCCTGCAGGCGGCCGGCAAGAAGACCGGCAACGTGCTCGAGCTCAACGGGTCGCCGACGGACAACAACGCCACCCTGTTCAAGCAGGGCTACGACGCGGCCATCAAGGCCGCGGGCTACACCGTGACCGACTCGCAGGCCGTGCCGGACTGGGACAACACCAAGGCCGTCACCGTCTTCGAGCAGATGTTCGCCAAGGCCGGCGGCAAGGTGGACGGCGTTGCTGCCGCCAACGACGGTCTGGGTGGCTCGGCGATCTCGGTGCTGAAGAAGAACGGTCTCGCGGGCAAGGTGCCGGTGACCGGTCAGGACGCCACCGACGAGGGTCTGCAGCGGGTGCTGCTCGGCGAGCAGTACGTCACGGTCTACAAGGCCGTCAAGAAGGAGGCCGACGCGGCCGCCCAGCTGGCGATCGCGCTGGCCAAGGGTGACACCGCGGCAGCCGACGCCCTGGCGACCGGCAAGGTCGAGGACACCACCGCCAAGACCCAGGTGCCCTCGGTGCTGCTCGAGCCGCAGGCCATCTTCAAGGACACGGTCAAGGACGTCATCGCCGATGGCTTCACGACCAAGGACAAGGTCTGCACCACTGACGCCCTGAAGGCGGCCTGCACCGCCAACGGCATCAGCTGA
- a CDS encoding sugar ABC transporter ATP-binding protein, whose protein sequence is MSSTSAHPQLTPLLSLRGITKSFGAVDVLKGVDLDAWSGKVTALVGDNGAGKSTLIKGIAGIYSFDGGSYTFEGQEVNVTSPKQANSLGIEVVYQDLALCDNLDVVNNLFLGREAMSGGTLDEATMEQRAIETLKGLSVRTLKSVRQNVSSLSGGQRQTVAIARAVLWNSKLVILDEPTAALGVAQTEQVLNLVRRLADNGLAVILISHNMNDVMQVADNVAALYLGQLAAQVSTESLDRGRIVELITSGRSGDIGLTSKEAVL, encoded by the coding sequence ATGAGCAGCACGTCAGCCCACCCGCAGTTGACTCCCTTGTTGAGCCTGCGTGGAATCACCAAGAGTTTCGGCGCCGTCGACGTCCTCAAGGGCGTCGACCTGGACGCCTGGTCGGGCAAGGTCACCGCTCTGGTCGGTGACAACGGTGCCGGTAAGTCGACCCTGATCAAGGGCATCGCCGGCATCTACTCCTTCGACGGTGGCAGCTACACCTTCGAGGGCCAGGAGGTGAACGTCACCAGCCCCAAGCAGGCCAACTCGCTCGGCATCGAGGTCGTCTACCAGGACCTGGCGTTGTGCGACAACCTCGACGTGGTCAACAACCTGTTCCTGGGCCGTGAGGCGATGTCCGGCGGCACCTTGGACGAGGCCACGATGGAGCAGCGCGCCATCGAGACCCTCAAGGGTCTGTCGGTGCGCACCCTGAAGTCGGTGCGCCAGAACGTCTCCAGCCTGTCCGGTGGGCAGCGGCAGACGGTGGCGATCGCCCGGGCCGTGCTCTGGAACAGCAAGCTGGTGATCCTCGACGAGCCCACCGCGGCGCTGGGTGTGGCCCAGACCGAGCAGGTGCTGAACCTGGTGCGCCGGCTGGCCGACAACGGCCTGGCGGTCATCCTGATCTCGCACAACATGAACGACGTGATGCAGGTCGCCGACAACGTGGCGGCGCTGTACCTGGGGCAGCTGGCCGCTCAGGTGTCGACCGAGTCCCTCGACCGGGGGCGCATCGTGGAGCTGATCACCTCGGGCCGCAGTGGTGACATCGGCCTGACGTCGAAGGAGGCCGTGCTGTGA
- a CDS encoding ABC transporter permease, with product MEEHTSTPPTLGSMIGDYVTKLRGGDVGALPAVLGFLFLVILFSAMKPNLFATAYNAANLLQQSAGVIYIAMGLVFILLLGEIDLGAGYTAGTSAAIMGVLMTKQGLPWPIAVIGCLITGVVIGLVVGLLVAKLGIPSFVVTLSTFLGLQGVMLWVIGDGGTISIKDDTILAIQNKNLPVVWGWALFVVAVLAYAGVGLLQRAGRAKAGLPTEPIVALLAKVGALTVVLGLATWILNAERSRNPGVSSLKGVPIIVPITAVVVVGLTFLLRRTKFGRHIYAVGGNAEAARRAGINVTRVKIVCFVMGSLLAAMAGIVLASRDNSISPTTGGSTTLLLAVGAAVIGGTSLFGGKGRIIDAIIGGLVVAVLANGMPFITKESSYQFIVTALVLLLAASVDAISRRRTAATGR from the coding sequence ATGGAGGAGCACACCTCGACCCCGCCCACGCTGGGCTCGATGATCGGGGACTACGTCACGAAGCTGCGTGGCGGAGACGTCGGTGCGCTGCCGGCCGTCCTGGGCTTCCTGTTCCTCGTCATCCTCTTCTCGGCCATGAAGCCGAACCTCTTCGCGACCGCGTACAACGCCGCCAATCTGTTGCAGCAGAGCGCCGGTGTCATCTACATCGCCATGGGCCTGGTGTTCATCCTGCTGCTGGGTGAGATCGACCTCGGGGCCGGCTACACGGCCGGCACCTCGGCGGCGATCATGGGCGTGCTGATGACCAAGCAGGGTCTCCCCTGGCCGATCGCCGTCATCGGCTGCCTGATCACCGGGGTCGTCATCGGTCTGGTGGTCGGCCTGTTGGTCGCCAAGCTCGGCATTCCCTCGTTCGTCGTGACCCTGTCCACCTTCCTGGGGCTGCAGGGCGTGATGCTCTGGGTGATCGGTGACGGCGGCACCATCTCGATCAAGGACGACACGATCCTCGCGATCCAGAACAAGAACCTGCCGGTGGTGTGGGGTTGGGCGCTGTTCGTCGTCGCCGTCCTCGCCTACGCCGGCGTGGGATTGCTCCAACGGGCTGGTCGGGCCAAGGCCGGTCTGCCGACCGAGCCGATTGTTGCGCTGTTGGCCAAGGTCGGGGCGTTGACGGTCGTCCTGGGATTGGCCACCTGGATCCTCAACGCCGAGCGCAGCCGTAACCCCGGGGTGTCCTCACTCAAGGGTGTCCCGATCATCGTCCCGATCACCGCGGTCGTCGTGGTGGGCTTGACGTTCCTGTTGCGCCGCACCAAGTTCGGCCGGCACATCTATGCCGTCGGCGGCAACGCCGAGGCGGCGCGCCGCGCCGGTATCAACGTGACCCGAGTGAAGATCGTCTGCTTCGTGATGGGTTCGTTGCTGGCGGCCATGGCCGGCATCGTGCTTGCCTCGCGGGACAACTCGATCTCGCCGACCACCGGTGGCTCGACGACCCTCTTGCTGGCCGTCGGCGCGGCGGTGATCGGTGGTACCTCGCTCTTCGGTGGCAAGGGCCGCATCATCGACGCGATCATCGGCGGGCTGGTGGTTGCCGTCCTGGCGAACGGTATGCCGTTCATCACCAAGGAGTCGTCCTACCAGTTCATCGTCACGGCCCTGGTGCTGTTGCTGGCTGCGAGTGTGGACGCCATCTCGCGCCGTCGCACGGCAGCCACCGGGCGCTAG
- a CDS encoding ROK family transcriptional regulator translates to MPGGPHRPRAPGPVQPVRAARGGTQEDVRRHNLGTLLAHLHESGPLTRAELTARMGLNRSTIAVLVAELAALGAVQEQRPDAAQSQSGAGRPSLVVTPASDQIQVIAADIAVDRVTVALIGLGGTVCTRRTRRQSDCRPTAVLELVLALVEEVLADPAAGQNVVGLGLALPGVIRQSDGCVRFAPNLAWVDVPFGEMLQRRLPDLPIWLGNDADLGLLAEHRRGAAQGVDDVVFLAGEVGVGGGMVIGGHPVAGAGGYAGELGHMVIRPGGRRCRCGAHGCWETEIGLPAVARALHLPEDAASDDLIAALARLEPDDGTLAEVGHYLGLGMASIINLVNPRLFIVGGLLREVFPLVRGQVEATLRSAALTAPADQARVAVPALGGDAALFGASELAWSDLLADPTAVLGGRDLQVMP, encoded by the coding sequence ATGCCCGGCGGCCCTCATCGCCCGCGCGCGCCCGGACCGGTTCAGCCGGTCCGGGCCGCCCGCGGCGGTACCCAGGAAGACGTCCGGCGACACAACCTCGGCACGCTGCTGGCCCACCTGCACGAGTCCGGCCCGTTGACCCGGGCCGAGCTGACCGCGCGGATGGGTCTGAACCGCAGCACCATCGCCGTCCTGGTCGCCGAGTTGGCAGCCCTCGGCGCCGTCCAGGAGCAACGTCCGGACGCCGCTCAGAGCCAGAGCGGGGCCGGGCGGCCCTCGCTGGTCGTGACGCCGGCCAGCGATCAGATCCAGGTGATCGCGGCGGACATCGCCGTCGACCGGGTCACCGTGGCCCTGATCGGACTCGGCGGCACGGTCTGCACGCGCCGCACCCGGCGGCAGAGCGACTGCCGACCGACTGCGGTGCTCGAGCTCGTGCTCGCCCTGGTCGAGGAGGTGCTGGCCGATCCGGCGGCGGGCCAGAACGTGGTGGGGCTGGGCCTGGCGCTGCCCGGGGTGATCCGGCAGAGCGACGGCTGTGTCCGCTTCGCACCCAACCTGGCCTGGGTCGACGTGCCGTTCGGCGAGATGCTGCAGCGACGGCTGCCCGACCTGCCGATCTGGCTGGGTAACGACGCCGACCTCGGCCTGCTCGCCGAACACCGGCGCGGGGCTGCCCAGGGCGTGGACGACGTCGTGTTCCTGGCCGGCGAGGTCGGCGTCGGTGGCGGCATGGTGATCGGAGGTCACCCGGTGGCCGGCGCCGGGGGATACGCCGGCGAACTCGGGCACATGGTGATCCGCCCCGGCGGGCGGCGCTGCCGCTGCGGGGCGCACGGGTGCTGGGAGACCGAGATCGGGTTGCCCGCCGTGGCCCGAGCACTGCACCTTCCCGAGGACGCCGCCTCCGACGACCTGATCGCCGCCCTCGCCCGGCTCGAGCCGGACGACGGCACTCTCGCCGAGGTGGGTCACTACCTCGGCCTGGGCATGGCCAGCATCATCAATCTGGTCAATCCACGGCTGTTCATCGTCGGTGGTCTGCTCCGGGAGGTCTTCCCGCTGGTTCGGGGGCAAGTGGAGGCGACGTTGCGCTCGGCCGCCCTCACGGCGCCCGCCGATCAGGCGCGGGTCGCCGTCCCGGCCCTGGGTGGTGACGCGGCGCTGTTCGGCGCCTCGGAGCTGGCGTGGTCGGACCTGCTGGCCGATCCCACGGCCGTGCTGGGAGGGCGTGACCTGCAGGTGATGCCGTGA
- a CDS encoding 1-deoxy-D-xylulose-5-phosphate synthase, producing the protein MVQLASIGGPEDLQPLRPEDLDDLATQIRTFLVEQVSRTGGHLGPNLGVVELTLALHRVFASPTDRIVFDTGHQAYVHKLLTGRHDFSGLRQEGGLSGYPSRAESPHDIVENSHASTALSWADGIAKAHQLRGEDRHVVAVIGDGALTGGMAWEALNNIAAGPDRRLVIVVNDNGRSYAPTIGGLAHHLSTLRTTRGYERFLDWGKGVLQRRGAPGRLAYEALHGVKKGLKDVVAPQGMFEDLGIKYLGPVDGHDIAELEHVLRRAREYGGPVIVHVLTRKGHGYAPAENDSADHFHAVGVVDPETGQPLAASGTGWTSVFSDAVVELADEHPELVGITAAMMIPVGLHRFAAKHPERVFDVGIAEQHAATSAAGMAFAGLHPVVAVYATFLNRAFDQVLMDCALHRAGVTFVLDRAGVTGDDGASHNGMWDMSMLAMVPGLRLAAPRDGATLCAELAEAVAITDGPTVLRFPKGAVPADIPAIDTLGGAAGSSGGSGPGAVDVLYREGPADVLLVAVGAMVGTALDVAARLTARGIGAQVIDPRWVLPVPDAVLDLAAGHRLVVVIEDNLVRGGVGSVVREHLAGRRIDVPVRTFGIPSTFLDHAGRASVLDQIGLTAVTISDEVIQDITPRAADVSAFRPRAG; encoded by the coding sequence ATGGTGCAGCTCGCCTCGATCGGCGGCCCGGAGGATCTCCAGCCCTTGCGCCCCGAGGACCTGGACGACCTCGCAACCCAGATCCGTACCTTTCTGGTGGAACAGGTCTCGCGCACCGGGGGACACCTCGGTCCCAACCTGGGCGTGGTCGAGCTGACCCTCGCCCTGCACCGGGTCTTCGCCTCACCGACCGACCGGATCGTGTTCGACACCGGCCACCAGGCCTACGTGCACAAGCTGCTCACCGGCCGGCACGACTTCTCGGGCCTGCGCCAGGAGGGTGGCCTCTCGGGCTACCCGAGCCGCGCCGAGTCACCGCACGACATCGTCGAGAACTCCCACGCCTCGACCGCGCTCTCGTGGGCGGACGGCATCGCCAAAGCACACCAGTTGCGTGGCGAGGACCGCCACGTCGTGGCCGTGATCGGGGACGGCGCGCTGACCGGCGGCATGGCCTGGGAGGCGCTGAACAACATCGCCGCCGGCCCCGACCGTCGCCTGGTGATCGTGGTCAACGACAACGGGCGCTCCTATGCGCCGACCATCGGTGGCCTGGCCCACCACCTGTCGACATTGCGCACCACCCGTGGCTACGAGCGCTTCCTCGACTGGGGCAAGGGCGTACTGCAGCGGCGGGGTGCCCCCGGCAGGCTGGCCTACGAGGCGCTGCACGGCGTGAAGAAGGGCCTCAAGGACGTGGTGGCCCCGCAGGGCATGTTCGAGGACCTGGGCATCAAGTACCTCGGCCCGGTCGACGGGCACGACATCGCCGAGCTCGAGCACGTGCTGCGCCGCGCCCGCGAGTACGGCGGCCCGGTGATCGTGCACGTCCTCACCCGCAAGGGCCATGGCTATGCCCCCGCCGAGAACGACAGCGCCGACCACTTTCACGCGGTGGGGGTGGTCGACCCCGAGACCGGCCAGCCGCTGGCCGCCTCGGGCACGGGCTGGACCTCGGTGTTCTCCGACGCGGTGGTCGAACTCGCCGACGAACACCCGGAACTGGTCGGCATCACGGCCGCCATGATGATCCCGGTCGGGCTGCACCGGTTCGCGGCCAAGCACCCCGAGCGGGTCTTCGATGTCGGTATCGCCGAACAACACGCGGCGACCAGTGCCGCCGGTATGGCCTTCGCCGGTCTGCACCCGGTGGTCGCGGTGTACGCGACCTTCCTCAACCGGGCCTTCGACCAGGTGTTGATGGACTGTGCCCTGCACCGGGCAGGCGTCACGTTCGTGCTCGACCGGGCGGGCGTCACCGGTGATGACGGCGCCAGCCACAACGGCATGTGGGACATGTCGATGCTGGCCATGGTGCCCGGCTTGCGCCTGGCGGCCCCACGTGACGGCGCCACACTGTGCGCCGAACTCGCCGAGGCCGTCGCGATCACCGACGGCCCCACGGTGCTGCGGTTCCCGAAGGGCGCCGTTCCGGCGGACATCCCCGCGATCGACACCCTCGGCGGCGCGGCCGGATCTTCCGGTGGCTCAGGCCCGGGCGCTGTCGACGTGCTGTATCGCGAGGGTCCCGCCGACGTCCTGCTGGTGGCGGTCGGCGCGATGGTCGGTACCGCGCTGGACGTCGCCGCGCGCCTGACCGCCCGCGGGATCGGTGCGCAGGTGATCGACCCACGATGGGTACTGCCGGTACCGGACGCCGTCCTCGACCTGGCTGCCGGGCACCGACTGGTGGTCGTCATCGAGGACAACCTGGTGCGCGGCGGCGTGGGCAGCGTGGTGCGCGAACACCTTGCCGGGCGTCGGATCGACGTCCCGGTGCGCACCTTCGGGATCCCGTCGACCTTCCTGGATCACGCCGGCCGTGCCAGCGTGCTCGACCAGATCGGCCTGACCGCCGTGACGATCAGCGACGAGGTGATCCAGGACATCACCCCTCGTGCGGCCGACGTCAGCGCGTTTCGACCGCGGGCCGGGTGA
- a CDS encoding enoyl-CoA hydratase/isomerase family protein: MTASSPTTTGPTSSNADALPALPDEVVTRALVRDVVLPRTVGGDPGTLALITLDNGRDHTRPTTFGPAGLRSLNEALDQVAAQVAAGQISAVAVTGKPFFFLAGADLTMAASGAASASGPAEAREVAVAIGRYGHDVMRRLGELGVPSFAFVNGAVLGGGVELALHCTYRTISSGVPALALPECFLGILPGWGGTYLLPNLIGLAPALEVIVANPLQNNRMLNGRKALAFGIADVMFDPADFLERSLAWAGDVLTGVTTVERAEIDRDEQTWTATLAEARAGVDLKLHGAAPACYKALDLVALARTADRDTAFEAESQGLADLIVSPQFANSLYAFDLVNKRAKRPVGVPSSSLARPVTKVGVVGAGLMATQLATLFLRRLKVPVALTDLDAERVTRGVDAVRAEIDSQAGKGRIRPDEANRLKALVSGSVEAAEAFAGADLVIEAVFEELEVKKTVFAAVEKVVSPECVLMTNTSSLSVTAMAADLAHPERVVGFHFFNPVAVLPLVEVVRAEQTDDATLATAFAVGKQLRKSCVLVKDAPAFVVNRLLTRFLGEVTAAVDEGTPIEVADAALEPLGLPMSPFLLLQLVGPAVALHVAETMHAAFPDRFGVSTNLRAIVASGRSGVFTWGMDGKPYVDDETKAILVQGDAPSTAEQVRDRALAALAQECRLMVAEGVVAEAADIDLCMLLGAGWPFHLGGMTPYLKHTGHL, encoded by the coding sequence ATGACCGCCTCGAGCCCGACCACCACCGGCCCGACCTCGTCGAATGCGGATGCGCTGCCGGCCCTGCCGGACGAGGTGGTGACTCGCGCCCTGGTGCGTGACGTCGTCCTGCCCCGCACCGTCGGCGGCGACCCGGGCACCCTGGCCCTGATCACGCTGGACAACGGGCGCGACCACACCCGGCCGACCACGTTCGGCCCCGCCGGGCTGCGCAGCCTGAACGAGGCACTCGACCAGGTCGCCGCCCAGGTCGCGGCCGGTCAGATCAGTGCCGTGGCCGTCACCGGCAAGCCGTTCTTCTTCCTCGCCGGGGCCGACCTGACCATGGCCGCTTCAGGTGCGGCGTCGGCGTCCGGCCCTGCCGAGGCGCGTGAGGTGGCGGTCGCGATCGGCCGCTACGGCCACGACGTGATGCGCCGGCTCGGCGAGCTGGGGGTGCCCTCGTTCGCCTTCGTCAACGGCGCGGTGCTCGGCGGCGGGGTCGAACTGGCGCTGCACTGCACCTACCGCACCATCTCGTCCGGGGTGCCGGCGCTCGCGCTGCCGGAGTGCTTCCTGGGCATCCTGCCCGGGTGGGGTGGCACCTACCTGTTGCCGAACCTGATCGGGCTGGCCCCGGCACTCGAGGTGATCGTCGCCAACCCGCTGCAGAACAACCGCATGCTCAACGGCCGCAAGGCCTTGGCGTTCGGCATCGCCGACGTGATGTTCGACCCGGCCGACTTCCTGGAGCGGTCGCTGGCGTGGGCGGGCGACGTCCTGACCGGCGTGACGACCGTCGAACGAGCCGAGATCGACCGCGACGAGCAGACCTGGACGGCGACCCTCGCCGAGGCGCGAGCCGGGGTCGACCTCAAGCTGCACGGCGCCGCACCGGCCTGCTACAAGGCCCTCGATCTGGTGGCGCTGGCGCGCACCGCCGACCGTGACACCGCCTTCGAGGCCGAGTCGCAGGGGCTGGCCGATTTGATCGTCAGCCCGCAGTTCGCCAACAGCCTGTACGCCTTCGACCTGGTCAACAAGCGCGCCAAGCGCCCGGTGGGGGTGCCGAGTTCGTCGCTGGCCCGCCCGGTGACCAAGGTGGGCGTGGTGGGCGCCGGGTTGATGGCGACCCAGCTCGCCACGCTGTTCCTGCGTCGGCTCAAGGTGCCGGTGGCCCTGACCGACCTGGACGCCGAGCGCGTCACCCGCGGCGTCGACGCGGTGCGGGCCGAGATCGATTCCCAGGCCGGCAAGGGACGGATCCGCCCCGATGAGGCGAACCGGCTGAAGGCCCTGGTCAGCGGCTCGGTCGAGGCAGCCGAGGCCTTCGCCGGCGCCGACCTCGTGATCGAGGCCGTGTTCGAGGAGCTCGAGGTCAAGAAGACCGTCTTCGCCGCGGTCGAGAAGGTGGTCTCCCCCGAGTGCGTGCTGATGACCAACACCTCCTCGTTGTCGGTCACCGCGATGGCCGCCGACCTGGCCCACCCCGAACGGGTGGTCGGGTTCCACTTCTTCAACCCGGTGGCGGTGCTGCCGCTGGTCGAGGTGGTGCGGGCCGAACAGACGGACGACGCGACGCTGGCCACCGCCTTCGCCGTCGGCAAGCAGCTGCGCAAGTCGTGCGTCCTGGTCAAGGACGCCCCGGCGTTCGTGGTCAATCGGCTGCTCACCCGCTTCCTGGGTGAGGTCACCGCTGCCGTCGACGAGGGCACCCCGATCGAGGTGGCCGATGCCGCCCTCGAGCCGCTGGGCCTGCCGATGAGCCCGTTCCTGCTGCTGCAACTGGTCGGCCCGGCGGTGGCGCTGCACGTCGCCGAGACGATGCACGCCGCCTTCCCCGACCGGTTCGGGGTCTCGACCAACCTGCGGGCCATCGTGGCGTCCGGCCGCTCCGGGGTGTTCACCTGGGGCATGGACGGCAAGCCCTATGTCGACGACGAGACCAAGGCCATCCTGGTGCAGGGCGACGCGCCGTCCACCGCCGAGCAGGTGCGCGACCGGGCGCTCGCGGCGCTGGCGCAGGAGTGCCGGCTGATGGTGGCCGAGGGAGTGGTGGCCGAGGCGGCCGACATCGACCTGTGCATGCTGCTCGGAGCCGGCTGGCCGTTCCACCTGGGCGGGATGACGCCGTACCTGAAGCACACCGGACACCTCTGA
- a CDS encoding thiolase family protein — protein sequence MSEEARVAGILHDVVFVDGVRTPFGTARDTGMYAQTRADDLVIRCIRELLRRHPELPPERVDDVAIAATTQTGDQGLTIGRMAALLSGLPKSVPGFAIDRMCAGAMTAVTTTASGIASGAYDVVIAGGVEHMGHHPMGTGIDPNPRILAEKLVDPSALVMGQTAENLHDRFPQLTKQRADAYAVASQAKLAAAYEAGRIQADLVPMATRNVDAGWGLATVDEPPRPGTTLADLAALKTPFRPHGRITAGNSAGLNDGATACLLASAETAAELGLPTRMRLVGYAFAGVEPEVMGVGPVPATEKALARAGMSIEDIGLFEVNEAFAVQVLAFLDHFGIADDDERVNPDGGAIAVGHPLASSGVRLMTQLARHFEARPQVRYGLTTMCIGIGMGGTVIWENPHHADYGKERAA from the coding sequence ATGAGCGAGGAGGCTCGAGTGGCCGGCATCCTGCACGACGTCGTCTTCGTGGACGGCGTGCGCACCCCTTTCGGCACCGCCCGTGACACCGGGATGTACGCCCAGACCCGGGCGGACGATCTGGTGATCCGTTGCATTCGCGAACTGCTGCGCCGCCACCCCGAGCTACCCCCTGAACGCGTCGACGACGTGGCCATCGCCGCCACCACCCAGACCGGCGACCAGGGCCTGACCATCGGCCGCATGGCCGCGTTACTGTCCGGGTTGCCCAAGAGCGTGCCGGGCTTCGCGATCGACCGGATGTGCGCCGGGGCCATGACCGCGGTCACCACGACCGCATCGGGCATCGCCAGCGGTGCCTACGACGTCGTGATCGCCGGTGGCGTCGAGCACATGGGCCACCACCCCATGGGCACCGGGATCGACCCCAACCCGCGCATCCTGGCCGAGAAGCTGGTCGACCCCTCCGCGCTGGTCATGGGCCAGACCGCCGAGAACCTGCACGACCGATTCCCGCAGCTGACCAAGCAGCGGGCCGACGCCTATGCCGTGGCCAGTCAGGCCAAGCTCGCCGCGGCCTACGAAGCCGGTCGGATCCAGGCCGATCTGGTGCCGATGGCCACCCGCAACGTGGACGCCGGCTGGGGCCTGGCCACCGTCGACGAACCACCCCGACCCGGCACCACCCTGGCCGACCTGGCCGCCCTCAAGACCCCGTTCCGCCCCCACGGCCGGATCACCGCGGGCAACTCGGCAGGCCTGAACGACGGCGCCACGGCGTGCCTGCTGGCCTCGGCCGAGACCGCGGCAGAACTCGGTCTGCCCACCCGGATGCGTCTGGTGGGCTACGCCTTCGCGGGCGTCGAGCCCGAGGTGATGGGAGTCGGCCCGGTACCGGCCACCGAGAAGGCGCTGGCCCGGGCGGGCATGAGCATCGAGGACATCGGGCTGTTCGAGGTCAACGAGGCGTTCGCCGTCCAGGTGCTCGCCTTCCTGGATCACTTCGGCATCGCCGACGACGACGAGCGGGTCAACCCGGACGGCGGCGCGATCGCGGTCGGGCACCCGCTGGCCTCCAGCGGGGTGCGTCTGATGACCCAGCTGGCCCGCCACTTCGAGGCCCGCCCGCAGGTGCGCTACGGGCTGACCACCATGTGCATCGGCATCGGCATGGGCGGCACGGTCATCTGGGAGAACCCCCACCACGCCGACTACGGCAAGGAGCGTGCGGCATGA